A stretch of Aphelocoma coerulescens isolate FSJ_1873_10779 chromosome 1A, UR_Acoe_1.0, whole genome shotgun sequence DNA encodes these proteins:
- the LOC138101951 gene encoding uncharacterized protein codes for MKSNQMLSLFFALFVLFTFGGVALPVDQPKTNVWVTLANASGLDTLCLSTTTPENPFSTCLVNVPIENWPIPEKIDRALRGIFAGSEVWEHYTPVNTWEWWTPYLPKISDEPEELEILGSVKVKFCVEFYSTNMNQSLMKDVSPYHPVYKNHSFWCNNTFVVSSAPSSIPLQLPRGMFFVCGDRAWPAIPSNIKGGPCTLGELTLFTPNMKTIANVRHRQKRSTPHQCGPECKDDFTPWGYGKRLVTSLLMPPVASVVALKQLDRLGCWLSKQSNATSLALSGLFDISRCQKCEACHFAK; via the coding sequence atgaaatctaatcaaatgttaagtttgttttttgctttgtttgtcttGTTTACTTTCGGTGGAGTAGCTTTGCCGGTCGATCAACCTAAGACCAATGTTTGGGTGACTTTAGCTAATGCTTCAGGATTGGATACTCTATGTCTGTCTACCacaactccagaaaatccattttcaacttgtctAGTCAATGTTCCAATAGAGAATTGGCCAATCCCAGAGAAAATTGACAGGGCCTTACGAGGTATCTTTGCAGGATCAGAAGTTTGGGAACACTATACTCCAGTAAATACATGGGAATGGTGGACTCCCTATCTTCCTAAAATCTCTGATGAACctgaagaattggaaatccttggttctgtaaaagtgaaattctGTGTTGAGTTCTATTCTACAAACATGAATCAATCACTGATGAAAGATGTTTCTCCATATCACCCTGTGTATAAGAACCACTCCTTTTGGTGTAATAATACTTTTGTAGTTTCATCTGCACCTAGCTCTATTCCTCTGCAATTACCAAGAGGAATGTTTTTTGTatgtggagacagagcatggccagCTATCCCTTCAAACATTAAGGGTGGTCCGTGTACTTTGGGAGAGCTTACATTATTTACTCCTAATATGAAGACAATTGCCAATGTGCgacacagacaaaaaagatcTACTCCGCATCAATGTGGACCAGAGTGCAAAGATGATTTTACCCCATGGGGCTATGGAAAAAGGCTTGTAACATCTCTTCTTATGCCACCAGTTGCCTCAGTAGTTGCGTTAAAGCAGTTGGAtcggttgggatgttggctgagTAAACAATCTAACGCTACATCCCTTGCATTAAGTGGCCTTTTTGACATTAGCAGATGTCAAAAATGTGAGGCATGCCACTTTGCAAAAtag